A genomic segment from Halomonas sp. TA22 encodes:
- a CDS encoding amidohydrolase yields MTTLRTTLVQCDLRWEEPDANCWMLEEILGELGAEQTDLIVLPEMFSTGFTMNSREMAEPMETSRSVAWLRDQARRRNCVMTGSVAITDRDEYYNRLIWARPDGTLEYYDKQHLFRMAGEHERYGMGKRRVIVELKGFRLLLSVCYDLRFPVWLRQQPGNRPFEYDALLCVANWPAPRRHPWRTLLQARAIENLCYVIGVNRVGEDAKGLSYAGDSMLVDFKGEAQIDEPRDIPFLLTGTLEREALEHFREKFPAWQDADRFHLFNEAGH; encoded by the coding sequence GTGACGACACTGCGAACGACACTGGTGCAGTGCGATCTGCGCTGGGAGGAACCCGACGCCAATTGTTGGATGCTCGAAGAGATTCTTGGGGAGCTCGGAGCAGAGCAGACCGACCTGATCGTGCTGCCGGAGATGTTTTCGACGGGATTCACTATGAACTCGCGCGAAATGGCAGAGCCCATGGAGACGAGCCGCAGCGTGGCATGGTTGCGCGACCAGGCTCGCCGACGTAACTGTGTCATGACCGGCAGCGTGGCGATCACCGATCGGGACGAATACTACAACCGGCTGATCTGGGCGCGACCGGATGGCACGCTTGAGTACTACGACAAGCAGCACCTATTCCGCATGGCGGGCGAGCATGAGCGATACGGCATGGGAAAGCGGCGCGTGATCGTGGAGCTCAAAGGCTTCCGACTGTTGCTCAGTGTCTGCTATGACCTGCGCTTCCCAGTGTGGCTCCGCCAGCAGCCGGGGAATCGGCCCTTCGAATATGACGCCCTGCTATGCGTAGCCAACTGGCCTGCACCGCGCAGGCACCCTTGGCGAACCCTGCTGCAGGCGCGTGCCATCGAGAACCTGTGCTATGTCATCGGTGTCAATCGGGTCGGCGAGGATGCCAAGGGACTTTCCTATGCCGGTGACTCGATGCTCGTCGACTTCAAGGGCGAGGCGCAGATCGATGAGCCCCGCGATATACCCTTCTTGCTCACGGGAACCCTTGAGCGCGAGGCGCTCGAACACTTTCGTGAGAAGTTCCCCGCCTGGCAAGATGCCGACCGTTTCCATCTATTCAACGAGGCAGGGCACTGA
- the rarD gene encoding EamA family transporter RarD, with product MTPPSHTPSTPDKEATKGVAFGVGAYFAWGCFPLFFALFDGVPAGEILIHRVIWSCLFLVGLITLLRRWAPVRNALTQPRKLGRVLACALLIGLNWGIYIYAVETRQVFQASLGYFLTPLINVALGMIFLRERMTALQGVAVGLAAFAIAIQLTVLGLVPWITLLLALSFGTYGLLRKQIPLDGLSGLFVETLLLLPLGLLAITWLSLSGQSHFSESPTTAALLIASGVITALPLMAFAGAARRLRLSTLGFLMYLNPSIQFFIALLVFKEPLSPFQLATFGLIWIGLALYSWSTWQSRPRSDRLKAG from the coding sequence ATGACGCCGCCTTCTCACACCCCCTCGACGCCAGACAAGGAAGCCACCAAAGGTGTCGCCTTCGGGGTAGGCGCCTATTTTGCCTGGGGCTGCTTTCCTCTCTTCTTCGCGCTCTTCGACGGCGTACCGGCCGGGGAAATCCTCATTCACCGAGTGATCTGGTCGTGCCTCTTTCTGGTCGGATTGATCACTCTGCTGCGTCGCTGGGCACCCGTACGCAATGCCCTGACTCAACCCAGGAAGCTGGGTAGAGTGCTGGCCTGCGCGCTACTGATTGGACTCAATTGGGGTATCTATATCTATGCGGTGGAGACGCGCCAGGTCTTTCAGGCGAGTCTTGGCTACTTCCTCACGCCTCTGATCAATGTCGCGCTGGGCATGATTTTCTTGCGTGAGCGCATGACCGCGCTACAGGGCGTTGCGGTGGGGCTGGCAGCATTCGCCATCGCCATACAATTGACCGTGCTTGGACTGGTGCCATGGATCACGCTCCTGCTGGCCCTCTCGTTTGGTACCTATGGATTACTGCGCAAGCAGATCCCGCTTGATGGTCTCTCCGGCCTGTTCGTCGAAACCCTGCTGCTGCTACCGCTGGGATTGCTGGCGATCACCTGGCTGAGCCTCAGCGGTCAGTCTCACTTCAGCGAATCGCCAACCACAGCGGCACTGCTGATCGCCAGTGGCGTCATCACCGCTTTACCGCTGATGGCATTCGCTGGCGCCGCCCGGCGGCTGCGTCTCTCTACCCTGGGGTTTCTCATGTATCTCAACCCCAGCATACAGTTCTTCATCGCCCTGCTGGTCTTCAAGGAGCCGTTGTCGCCCTTCCAGTTGGCTACCTTTGGGCTGATCTGGATCGGCCTTGCGCTCTACTCCTGGTCGACCTGGCAGTCGCGACCCAGAAGCGACCGGCTGAAGGCTGGCTAG
- a CDS encoding pseudouridine synthase, whose amino-acid sequence MRLDKFLGETTELTRSLAKKAMHREEVTVDGEVVKDPGTQVDQANDVRWNGERLSLVGLRYIMLHKPAGVECSARRGLYPLASELIELPKRERLQSVGRLDVGTTGLILMTDDGQWSHRVTSPRRQCGKVYRVSLADPLQGEALQAAIEAFREGVMLDDEEKPTRPAELTMLAPDTALLTLYEGKYHQVKRMFAAIGNRVTALHRESIGSVVLDPALAPGEWRELSEEEIASF is encoded by the coding sequence ATGAGGCTGGATAAATTTCTTGGTGAGACCACCGAACTGACACGCAGCCTGGCCAAGAAGGCGATGCATCGGGAAGAGGTGACGGTCGACGGTGAGGTGGTCAAGGATCCCGGCACTCAGGTCGATCAGGCAAACGACGTGCGCTGGAACGGCGAGCGGCTTTCGCTGGTGGGCTTGCGCTACATCATGCTTCACAAGCCGGCCGGCGTGGAGTGCAGCGCCAGGCGGGGGCTCTACCCGCTGGCGAGCGAGTTGATCGAACTGCCCAAGCGCGAGCGACTTCAGAGTGTGGGACGCCTCGATGTGGGCACCACCGGGCTAATATTGATGACCGACGATGGCCAGTGGTCCCACCGGGTTACTTCGCCCAGGCGTCAATGTGGCAAAGTCTATCGCGTCAGCTTGGCCGACCCCCTGCAGGGAGAGGCGCTGCAAGCCGCCATCGAAGCCTTTCGCGAAGGCGTCATGCTGGATGACGAAGAGAAGCCCACACGGCCCGCAGAGCTCACCATGCTGGCGCCCGACACGGCGCTCCTGACGCTCTACGAAGGCAAGTATCATCAGGTCAAGCGCATGTTCGCGGCGATCGGCAACCGTGTCACGGCATTGCACCGCGAGTCGATCGGCTCGGTCGTGCTCGACCCAGCGCTGGCGCCGGGAGAATGGCGGGAGCTGAGCGAGGAAGAGA
- a CDS encoding TAXI family TRAP transporter solute-binding subunit: MRQMTRRLAIVTLPLGLLASATSQANEIELPRTMAWTAYGTNSSGYAQAVAIGNMLQSKHGSSVRILPGDNDVSRMTPLKQGRVDLCACGIASYYGAEGVMMFADRDWGPQPLRVITTSTASFGLSLAVAGDLDVETPADLAGKRIAYIRGDDALNKGTEAYLAFGGLTWDGVERVDYPGYARSFDGIIAGDVDASFTTTVTPPAQQLASSPRGISWPRLDPDDSAGWERMMSVAPYFRPHEVTAGAGGVSADNPVPSASYPYPIVVANQDLDDKVAYGLIRALQENYEDYKDNAPGAVGYALEYQDLQWVVPFHDAVVEYYKEIDVWTDEMQAHQKHLVERQQVLLDAWNAFIDTAPDDEETFHDSWMQARADALAEAGFDPIFE, encoded by the coding sequence ATGCGCCAGATGACTCGTCGACTCGCCATTGTCACCCTCCCGCTTGGACTACTCGCAAGCGCCACCAGCCAGGCCAATGAGATCGAACTTCCACGCACCATGGCGTGGACCGCTTATGGCACTAATTCCAGTGGTTATGCCCAGGCCGTGGCGATTGGCAACATGCTTCAATCCAAGCACGGCTCATCGGTACGTATCTTGCCAGGAGACAACGATGTGTCTCGTATGACGCCACTCAAGCAGGGGCGTGTCGATCTTTGTGCCTGTGGCATCGCGAGTTATTACGGCGCCGAAGGTGTCATGATGTTTGCCGATCGCGACTGGGGTCCCCAGCCCTTGCGGGTCATTACTACCTCCACCGCCTCTTTCGGCCTGTCGCTGGCGGTTGCCGGCGATCTCGATGTGGAGACTCCCGCTGATCTTGCTGGTAAGCGCATCGCCTATATCCGCGGTGATGATGCACTCAACAAGGGTACCGAGGCATACCTGGCCTTTGGCGGCTTGACCTGGGACGGTGTCGAGCGCGTCGACTACCCCGGTTACGCTCGCTCATTCGACGGCATCATCGCCGGCGATGTCGATGCCTCCTTCACCACCACCGTCACGCCTCCAGCTCAACAGTTGGCCAGCAGCCCACGCGGCATTAGCTGGCCGAGGCTCGATCCGGACGACTCGGCCGGCTGGGAACGCATGATGAGCGTTGCCCCCTATTTCCGTCCACATGAAGTCACTGCTGGTGCAGGAGGCGTCAGCGCGGACAACCCCGTGCCCAGCGCCAGTTATCCATATCCCATCGTCGTCGCCAACCAGGATCTCGATGACAAGGTCGCCTACGGATTGATCAGGGCTCTTCAGGAGAATTACGAAGATTATAAGGACAATGCTCCCGGTGCCGTGGGCTATGCGCTGGAGTATCAGGACCTTCAGTGGGTCGTGCCTTTCCATGATGCAGTGGTGGAGTATTACAAGGAAATTGACGTCTGGACTGACGAGATGCAGGCACACCAGAAGCACTTGGTCGAACGTCAGCAAGTGCTGCTCGATGCCTGGAACGCCTTCATCGACACGGCTCCCGATGACGAAGAGACGTTCCACGATAGCTGGATGCAAGCGCGTGCCGATGCATTGGCCGAAGCCGGCTTCGACCCGATATTCGAGTGA
- a CDS encoding CoA-acylating methylmalonate-semialdehyde dehydrogenase: MEHVPHLIGGERVTDSQTLDVTNPSTGSVIRQVSAATSPRVEQAIAAAKAAFPTWRDTPPAKRAQVMFRFKQLLEEQAERLVRLVSEEHGKTLEDAMGELKRGIENVEYACGVPELLKGEYSHNAGPGIDAWSNFQPLGVVAGITPFNFPAMVPLWMYPMAIACGNTFILKPSEKDPTSALAIAELLEEAGAPKGVINVVHGGREAVEALLNAPDIKALSFVGSTPIAETIYRRGAANGKRVQALGGAKNHAVLLPDADLENAANTLMGAAFGSCGERCMAISVAVCVGDDTADRLIESLMPKIAALKVGAGTEQGLDMGPLVSAEHREKVLGYIEQGVSAGADLVADGRGLKVLGHEDGFFVGGCLFDRVTTDMRIYREEIFGPVLCVVRVESLDAAIELINAHEYGNGTCLFTRDGEAARRFADNIEVGMVGINVPLPVPVAYHSFGGWKRSLFGDLHAYGPDAVRFYTRRKAVSQRWPAPFETSHAEFNFPSGG, encoded by the coding sequence ATGGAACATGTGCCCCATCTGATCGGTGGCGAGCGAGTGACCGATAGCCAGACACTGGATGTCACCAATCCCTCCACTGGCAGCGTCATACGTCAGGTGAGTGCCGCCACCAGCCCCAGGGTCGAGCAGGCCATTGCGGCCGCCAAGGCGGCTTTCCCTACCTGGCGCGATACGCCACCAGCCAAGCGCGCCCAGGTGATGTTTCGCTTCAAGCAGCTGCTTGAGGAACAAGCCGAGCGCCTGGTGCGACTGGTCAGTGAAGAGCACGGCAAGACGCTTGAAGATGCGATGGGCGAGTTGAAGCGCGGTATCGAGAACGTCGAGTACGCCTGCGGCGTGCCGGAGCTTCTCAAGGGGGAGTATTCCCATAACGCCGGTCCTGGCATCGATGCCTGGTCGAACTTTCAGCCGCTGGGCGTGGTGGCGGGCATCACCCCCTTCAACTTTCCGGCGATGGTACCGTTATGGATGTATCCCATGGCCATCGCCTGTGGGAACACCTTCATCCTCAAGCCCTCCGAAAAGGATCCGACCTCGGCCTTGGCAATTGCCGAACTCCTCGAGGAAGCGGGTGCGCCCAAGGGCGTGATCAATGTCGTGCATGGCGGGCGAGAGGCGGTGGAGGCGCTGCTCAATGCCCCTGACATCAAGGCGCTCTCCTTCGTCGGCTCCACACCGATTGCCGAAACCATTTACAGGCGGGGGGCGGCCAATGGCAAGCGTGTCCAGGCGCTTGGCGGTGCCAAGAACCATGCCGTGCTCCTGCCGGATGCCGATCTCGAGAATGCCGCCAACACGCTGATGGGCGCCGCGTTTGGCAGTTGCGGCGAGCGCTGCATGGCGATCTCGGTGGCGGTATGTGTCGGCGACGATACGGCGGATAGGTTGATCGAAAGCCTGATGCCCAAGATCGCCGCACTCAAGGTCGGGGCCGGCACCGAGCAAGGCCTTGATATGGGGCCGCTGGTGAGTGCCGAGCATCGCGAAAAGGTGCTGGGCTACATCGAGCAGGGTGTTAGCGCCGGTGCGGACTTGGTCGCCGATGGGCGAGGACTCAAGGTGCTGGGACATGAGGATGGCTTCTTCGTCGGCGGTTGCCTGTTCGATCGGGTGACGACTGATATGCGCATCTATCGTGAGGAGATTTTTGGACCGGTGTTGTGCGTTGTGCGAGTCGAGAGCCTGGACGCCGCCATCGAGCTGATCAACGCTCATGAATACGGCAACGGCACTTGCCTGTTCACGCGTGACGGCGAGGCGGCAAGACGCTTCGCCGATAATATCGAGGTCGGCATGGTCGGGATCAATGTGCCACTGCCGGTGCCGGTGGCCTACCACAGCTTCGGTGGCTGGAAACGCTCCCTGTTTGGCGATCTGCATGCCTATGGGCCGGATGCGGTGCGTTTTTATACCCGCCGCAAGGCGGTTTCGCAGCGCTGGCCCGCGCCCTTCGAGACCAGTCATGCGGAATTCAACTTCCCCTCCGGTGGCTGA
- a CDS encoding SulP family inorganic anion transporter: MFKRYLPILSWLPHYTPRLFGADILAGIIVTIMVIPQSLAYAILAGLPAVVGLYASILPQLVYCLFGTSRTLAVGPVAILALMAGAALSGVATPGTPGYLEAALVLSLISGLMLTLMGLLKLGFFANFLSHPVISGFLTASGILIAASQLGSLLGIEGTGFTLVERAISMFPHLAEIHLLTFLIGAGTLLFLILSRRFGKRLLQRMGANPGIADLLAKSSPVFAVIVTTLLTWHYDLASRGVAVVGAIPQGLPPLTFPMAELSLWHALLVPALLISIVGFVESVSMGQMLAAKRRQRISPNQELVGLGTANLAAGLTAGMPVTGGLSRTVINFDAGAQTPAAGAFAALGIALVTLSLTPLLFHLPIATLAATITVASLTLVDIAMIRQTWGYSRSDFAAMAVTIVLTLTEGVEAGIIAGMALSIGLFLYRTSRPHSALVGRVPGTEHFRNVERHDVETISHVALLRIDESLYFANARYLEDTVYELVATHPELEHVVLICSAVNLVDASALESLDAINSRLKDSNVVLHLSEVKGPVMDQLNNSDLLDGLSGRVFLSTYSAWSELRQWRK, translated from the coding sequence ATGTTCAAGCGTTACCTGCCCATACTCAGCTGGTTACCCCATTACACCCCCAGACTATTCGGTGCCGACATACTTGCCGGCATCATCGTCACCATCATGGTCATCCCCCAATCGCTGGCCTATGCGATCCTTGCCGGCCTACCTGCTGTGGTAGGGCTCTATGCCAGTATCCTGCCGCAACTGGTCTACTGCCTGTTCGGCACCAGCCGTACCCTGGCAGTGGGTCCGGTCGCAATTCTCGCCTTGATGGCAGGGGCCGCACTCAGCGGTGTCGCCACACCGGGCACGCCGGGCTATCTTGAAGCCGCGCTAGTGCTGTCGCTCATTTCAGGGCTTATGCTCACGCTGATGGGATTGTTGAAGCTGGGATTCTTCGCCAATTTTCTCAGTCACCCGGTCATTTCCGGGTTTCTGACTGCCTCGGGCATCCTGATCGCCGCAAGTCAATTGGGTAGCTTGTTAGGAATTGAAGGCACGGGATTCACGCTGGTCGAGCGGGCGATCAGCATGTTCCCACACCTGGCAGAGATTCATCTTCTGACCTTTCTCATCGGCGCCGGCACCCTGCTGTTTTTGATACTGAGCCGGCGTTTCGGCAAGCGCCTCCTGCAACGCATGGGGGCCAACCCCGGCATAGCCGATCTGCTCGCCAAGTCGAGCCCGGTATTTGCCGTGATTGTCACCACGCTGCTCACCTGGCACTACGACCTGGCCTCACGGGGAGTGGCTGTCGTCGGCGCCATCCCTCAGGGGCTGCCCCCCTTGACCTTCCCCATGGCGGAGTTGTCACTGTGGCATGCGCTGCTGGTCCCGGCCCTGTTGATTAGTATCGTGGGCTTCGTGGAGTCGGTTTCGATGGGGCAGATGCTGGCAGCCAAGCGGCGCCAGCGCATCTCCCCCAACCAGGAGCTGGTCGGGCTTGGCACGGCCAATCTCGCCGCCGGGTTGACCGCCGGCATGCCGGTCACCGGTGGCTTGTCACGCACCGTCATCAACTTCGATGCCGGCGCCCAGACACCCGCCGCCGGCGCTTTCGCCGCGCTGGGCATCGCACTGGTCACGCTCTCGCTGACACCGCTACTATTCCATCTGCCGATCGCCACGCTGGCAGCGACCATCACCGTCGCCAGTTTGACGCTGGTCGATATCGCCATGATCCGTCAAACATGGGGCTATTCGCGCAGCGATTTTGCCGCCATGGCGGTGACCATCGTGTTGACGCTGACCGAAGGGGTCGAAGCCGGCATCATCGCTGGTATGGCACTCTCCATCGGGCTCTTTCTCTATCGCACCAGCCGTCCGCATAGCGCTCTAGTGGGACGCGTCCCAGGCACCGAGCACTTCCGCAACGTCGAACGCCACGATGTGGAAACCATCAGCCATGTCGCACTGTTGCGTATCGACGAGAGCCTCTATTTCGCCAACGCACGCTATCTTGAAGATACCGTCTACGAGCTGGTCGCCACACATCCGGAGCTGGAACATGTAGTGCTGATCTGCTCGGCGGTAAATCTGGTCGATGCCTCGGCGCTCGAGAGCCTGGACGCCATCAACTCCCGCCTCAAGGACTCCAATGTCGTGCTTCATCTCAGCGAAGTCAAAGGGCCAGTCATGGATCAGCTCAACAACAGCGATCTGCTAGACGGGCTCTCCGGCCGCGTCTTCCTGAGCACCTATTCCGCATGGAGCGAGCTTCGGCAGTGGCGTAAGTGA
- a CDS encoding aspartate aminotransferase family protein: MLSVNSPSPQTTTTSDRDQAASLSQAYWMPFTANRDFRATPRMVTAAEGRYFIDERGRKLFDSLSGLWTCGAGHNRDEIQKAVAKQLGTLDFAPGFQVGHPLAFKLAETIARLTPQGLDHVFFTNSGSEAADTSVKMAKAYWRLKGKPEKTRLIGRAKGYHGVNIGGTSLGGIGGNRKHYGQLLDVSHLPHTLQPHLAYTKGQAETGAELADALLDQIALHDASNIAAVIVEPMSGSAGVIVPPKGYLERLRQICDQHDILLIFDEVITGFGRCGARTGAEAFGVTPDIMTVAKQVTNGAIPMGAVIASGEIFDTFMHGGGAAHAIEFPHGYTYSAHPVACAAGLAALELFERERFPEQVAAIAPSFECKLHALKGRPHVVDIRNYGLAGAVQIAPREGDPTIRPRDAAVALWEAGFYVRYGGDTLQFGPPFSTTEEELERLFDAVATTLDHLN, translated from the coding sequence ATGCTCAGTGTCAACTCTCCTTCGCCTCAGACCACCACGACGAGTGACCGAGACCAGGCCGCGTCGCTCAGCCAGGCCTACTGGATGCCGTTTACCGCCAACCGAGATTTCCGTGCCACGCCGCGTATGGTGACGGCAGCCGAAGGCCGCTACTTCATCGATGAGCGTGGCAGGAAACTGTTCGACTCGCTGTCGGGCCTATGGACCTGTGGCGCTGGTCACAATCGTGACGAGATCCAGAAGGCGGTGGCCAAGCAGCTGGGTACGCTGGATTTTGCGCCTGGCTTTCAGGTTGGTCACCCGCTGGCGTTCAAGCTCGCCGAAACCATCGCGCGCCTGACTCCCCAAGGGCTCGATCACGTATTCTTCACCAACTCGGGCTCGGAGGCGGCCGACACCTCGGTGAAGATGGCCAAGGCCTACTGGCGGCTCAAGGGCAAGCCCGAGAAGACGCGGCTGATTGGCCGCGCCAAGGGTTACCATGGCGTCAATATTGGCGGTACCAGCCTAGGGGGGATCGGCGGCAACCGTAAGCACTATGGACAATTGTTGGACGTCTCCCACCTTCCGCACACGCTGCAGCCGCACCTTGCCTATACCAAGGGCCAAGCCGAAACGGGTGCCGAGCTTGCCGACGCTCTGCTCGACCAGATCGCGCTCCACGATGCCTCCAATATCGCTGCGGTGATCGTCGAGCCGATGTCCGGCTCCGCCGGGGTGATCGTGCCACCCAAGGGGTATCTCGAGCGGTTGCGTCAGATCTGTGATCAGCACGACATCCTGTTGATCTTCGACGAGGTGATCACCGGCTTCGGACGCTGCGGCGCCAGGACGGGCGCCGAAGCTTTCGGCGTCACGCCGGATATCATGACCGTGGCCAAGCAGGTGACCAACGGCGCCATCCCGATGGGAGCTGTCATCGCTTCCGGCGAGATATTCGATACCTTCATGCATGGCGGTGGGGCGGCCCACGCCATCGAATTTCCCCATGGCTATACCTACAGCGCCCACCCGGTAGCGTGTGCAGCAGGCTTGGCCGCGCTCGAGCTATTCGAGCGAGAAAGGTTTCCGGAACAGGTGGCGGCAATTGCGCCGAGCTTCGAGTGCAAGTTGCATGCACTGAAAGGGCGCCCGCATGTCGTCGATATCCGCAATTATGGTCTGGCCGGTGCCGTGCAGATTGCCCCGCGGGAGGGGGATCCCACCATTCGGCCGCGCGACGCTGCCGTCGCGCTATGGGAAGCGGGCTTCTATGTTCGCTACGGTGGCGACACTCTGCAGTTTGGCCCGCCATTCTCGACAACCGAAGAGGAGCTCGAGAGGCTCTTCGATGCGGTCGCGACCACGCTCGATCACCTCAATTGA